A single Armatimonadota bacterium DNA region contains:
- a CDS encoding methyltransferase domain-containing protein: MPWPVPASEKRTPEQLREHYEVEKELADRLRAAPKQDRARLYSELYDELFRRLPHHPQLSRKADSDEQGKVVAFQMQLLRHFITPETVFLEIGAGDCALTFEVAKTAKKAIAVEVSAEVTQNKQTPENFELALSDGSSIPVPNGTATLAYSNQLIEHLHVEDAKDHLKQVCDALAPGGQYVCITPNGISGPYDVSMYFDETPTGFHMKEYSMTELGRMMRQAGFSKVQPVVGAKGRLILAPLWVYSILEGFLLALPLKLRKKVSRWEPIRKRISVKLVATK, encoded by the coding sequence ATGCCCTGGCCTGTGCCCGCGTCCGAAAAGCGGACGCCCGAACAACTGAGAGAGCATTACGAGGTCGAGAAGGAGCTCGCGGATCGATTGCGCGCAGCGCCCAAGCAGGACCGTGCTCGGCTTTACAGCGAACTGTACGACGAACTGTTTCGCCGACTGCCCCACCATCCGCAGCTCTCTCGAAAGGCCGACAGCGACGAACAGGGCAAGGTCGTAGCGTTTCAAATGCAGCTGCTCCGACACTTTATTACGCCTGAAACCGTTTTCCTAGAGATCGGCGCGGGCGATTGCGCCTTGACGTTCGAGGTCGCCAAGACCGCCAAGAAAGCGATCGCCGTCGAGGTTTCCGCCGAGGTAACGCAGAACAAACAGACGCCGGAGAACTTTGAACTCGCGCTTTCGGACGGCAGCAGCATTCCCGTGCCCAACGGCACGGCCACGCTCGCCTATAGCAATCAGCTGATCGAGCATCTCCATGTAGAAGACGCAAAAGATCATCTGAAGCAGGTGTGCGATGCGCTGGCGCCAGGCGGCCAGTATGTCTGTATCACGCCCAACGGCATCTCGGGCCCATACGACGTCTCCATGTACTTTGACGAGACGCCGACAGGCTTCCACATGAAGGAGTACTCCATGACCGAGTTAGGCCGAATGATGCGGCAAGCCGGTTTTAGCAAGGTGCAGCCCGTCGTCGGCGCTAAAGGTCGGCTGATCCTCGCGCCGCTCTGGGTCTACTCGATTCTCGAAGGCTTCTTGTTGGCGCTGCCGCTCAAACTTCGAAAAAAGGTCTCTCGATGGGAACCAATCCGCAAGCGAATCAGCGTTAAGTTAGTAGCGACTAAGTGA
- a CDS encoding PQQ-dependent sugar dehydrogenase → MTKLLSLTLGALIALSAHAQTFTESGFVIESHFVGGVQRPICFEFLHEDRISDVLVGEWLTGKVKWVQNGTVVATVLDVNVSNVAERGFLGMVKSPDFDETGHLYVYYSHADVDGGTWTDNRVERYTWNGAQLVNPTLILSFPLDPSQILADRHNSGPMVFGPDGKLYGMCGDMHRGRFSNPRIEQNTSTTAVAGTGGIFRLNPDGSIPADNPWVSHPHPSIQRLYAYGLRNTFGIQFDPLTGHLWMTDNGPSVYDEVNLVRKGYNGGWLKIMGPDSRDASYGENNLRVFNASDLTYLPGAYYEDPKFSFLIPIGITTICFVRSARFEPNLRDHTLIGQSNGNGRQYKLLMNEARDGFVLSGVLEDTVADTNAEGDTIAFLNSGSAPTDCKIGPDGNIYTTALWIERIWRIRPQNPPTVLNGRAKLSNWTPYPLGVPLTLKLMNGNTTVETIDTTLDAYGKFSVRVQTPGSYSVVAKAGTWLSKRQNSVSLSNGGWAYLRFNMDVNGDVNGDNIIDDSDLAQLLTDFGTEESASDLNGDGIVDDTDLALLLENFGLSGE, encoded by the coding sequence ATGACTAAACTTCTATCCTTAACACTCGGCGCGCTGATCGCCTTAAGCGCCCATGCGCAAACTTTTACCGAATCGGGCTTTGTGATCGAATCCCACTTCGTGGGAGGCGTTCAAAGACCGATCTGTTTCGAGTTCCTGCACGAAGACCGCATCTCCGACGTTCTAGTGGGAGAGTGGCTGACCGGAAAGGTCAAATGGGTGCAGAACGGCACGGTCGTGGCGACTGTTCTGGACGTAAACGTCTCTAACGTCGCCGAGCGCGGCTTTCTCGGCATGGTCAAATCGCCCGATTTCGACGAGACCGGCCACCTCTACGTCTACTACTCTCATGCGGACGTAGACGGAGGCACATGGACCGACAACCGGGTGGAGCGGTACACCTGGAACGGCGCTCAACTGGTGAATCCAACCCTCATTCTATCGTTCCCCCTCGATCCGAGCCAGATTCTGGCCGACCGGCACAACTCCGGCCCGATGGTCTTTGGACCGGACGGCAAACTGTACGGTATGTGCGGCGATATGCATCGAGGCCGATTCAGTAACCCGCGCATCGAGCAAAATACCAGCACGACCGCCGTGGCCGGCACGGGCGGCATCTTCCGTCTAAACCCGGACGGAAGCATCCCAGCCGATAATCCATGGGTCAGCCATCCCCATCCATCGATCCAGCGCTTGTATGCCTATGGATTGCGCAATACCTTTGGCATCCAGTTCGATCCTTTGACCGGACATCTCTGGATGACCGACAACGGTCCCTCTGTCTACGACGAGGTCAATCTAGTGCGCAAGGGCTACAACGGCGGATGGCTCAAGATCATGGGGCCCGACAGCCGCGACGCCTCCTATGGAGAGAACAATCTGCGCGTTTTCAACGCCTCGGATCTGACCTATCTGCCAGGTGCCTACTACGAAGACCCAAAGTTCAGCTTCCTGATCCCTATCGGCATCACAACCATCTGTTTCGTGCGCTCGGCCCGGTTCGAGCCGAATCTGCGCGATCATACGCTAATTGGCCAAAGCAACGGCAATGGAAGGCAATACAAACTGTTGATGAACGAAGCGAGGGACGGCTTCGTACTGTCCGGCGTCTTGGAAGACACCGTCGCCGACACCAATGCAGAGGGCGACACGATAGCGTTTCTAAACTCAGGCAGCGCGCCGACCGATTGCAAGATCGGACCAGACGGCAACATCTACACGACGGCGCTTTGGATCGAACGCATCTGGAGAATACGGCCGCAAAATCCGCCCACCGTGCTCAACGGTCGGGCCAAACTTTCCAACTGGACCCCCTACCCTCTGGGCGTGCCGCTGACCCTAAAGTTGATGAACGGAAATACGACCGTCGAAACGATCGACACGACGCTCGACGCCTATGGCAAGTTCTCGGTTCGCGTACAGACTCCAGGTTCTTACTCCGTAGTCGCCAAAGCAGGCACGTGGCTATCCAAGAGACAAAACAGCGTCTCGCTCTCCAACGGGGGCTGGGCCTATCTGCGCTTCAACATGGATGTAAACGGAGACGTTAACGGCGACAACATCATTGACGATAGCGATTTGGCCCAACTTCTTACCGACTTCGGTACAGAAGAATCCGCCTCAGACCTCAACGGCGACGGGATCGTGGACGACACAGACTTGGCGTTGTTGCTGGAGAACTTTGGACTTTCGGGCGAATGA
- a CDS encoding PQQ-dependent sugar dehydrogenase: protein MSYLKRAFVAALCAVTFAWSQTTTDPNLTVDIVITGLSQPTCLLFHVRGNPNEFLVGEKASGQVKLVRNGSVEAIALDLPVANNSERGLLGIAMDPAFDTNRYVYIYYSRSTSDGGTWLDNRVSRFTWNPSASTLTGETLIISFPSDTTQNNGPNHDGGIIQFGPDGKLYGITGDLNRGFLTNTRIEQNTASATSGRYANVGGIFRINTNSTIPADNPFFAQTASQLRRLWAYGIRNSFGMMFDSLTGRLWFTENGPNLFDEINIAHKGMNSGWLKIMGPDSRNATYTENGNVAYNADQLTILPNSQYYDPLYSWRSPIGVTSINFLRSARYETNIRDAALAGDANLGNLYKFDVNANRDDLILTGGVADRVADSSTERNLNRWGTGWGVITDMDIGADGYMYMTSLSNGAVYRLRPINPPTVLNGECRWLGYLGERLGIPVTLDLFNGTTLVETIVVEADAFGKFSTRPAAPGNYTIVAKSPQALSKRLTGVTLPSGGYAYVLIDFDILGDANNDNLIDDSDLAMLLEAFGTNLPTTDFNGDGIVDDVDLSVLLMNFGLSGESP from the coding sequence ATGAGTTATCTGAAACGAGCCTTTGTTGCCGCGTTGTGCGCAGTTACTTTTGCCTGGTCGCAGACCACTACCGACCCCAACTTAACGGTCGATATCGTGATAACCGGTCTCAGCCAGCCGACCTGCCTTCTGTTTCACGTCCGAGGCAATCCCAACGAATTTCTGGTAGGAGAAAAGGCATCCGGCCAAGTCAAGCTCGTTCGAAACGGCAGCGTCGAAGCCATCGCGCTCGATCTGCCCGTAGCCAACAACAGCGAGCGGGGCCTGCTCGGCATTGCCATGGACCCAGCCTTCGATACCAATCGATACGTATACATTTACTACTCGCGCTCTACGTCGGACGGTGGAACCTGGCTCGACAATCGAGTGTCTAGATTCACTTGGAATCCGAGCGCCTCAACGCTGACCGGCGAGACCTTGATTATCAGTTTCCCTAGCGATACGACCCAAAACAACGGTCCCAATCACGACGGCGGTATCATCCAGTTCGGCCCGGATGGCAAACTGTACGGCATCACCGGCGATCTCAATCGAGGATTTTTGACCAACACCCGCATCGAACAGAACACGGCCTCTGCCACCAGCGGACGGTATGCCAACGTGGGCGGGATCTTTCGAATCAATACCAACTCGACGATACCTGCCGACAACCCGTTTTTTGCTCAAACAGCGTCGCAGTTGCGGCGCCTCTGGGCCTACGGTATCCGCAACAGCTTCGGCATGATGTTCGATTCGCTGACTGGCCGGCTCTGGTTTACCGAGAACGGGCCCAATCTGTTCGACGAGATCAATATCGCGCACAAAGGCATGAACAGCGGTTGGCTCAAGATCATGGGCCCGGACAGCCGCAACGCGACCTATACCGAAAACGGAAACGTTGCCTACAACGCCGACCAACTGACCATCCTGCCCAACTCCCAATACTACGATCCTCTCTATTCCTGGCGATCGCCGATCGGGGTAACGTCCATCAACTTTCTGCGCAGCGCGCGATACGAGACCAACATTCGTGACGCTGCCCTGGCAGGGGACGCCAACCTGGGCAACCTTTACAAGTTCGACGTCAACGCGAACCGAGACGATCTGATTCTGACGGGCGGCGTGGCCGATCGAGTGGCCGATAGCTCGACCGAGCGCAACCTGAACCGATGGGGCACGGGCTGGGGCGTCATCACCGACATGGACATCGGCGCAGACGGATACATGTACATGACTTCGCTCTCGAATGGAGCGGTCTATCGGCTTCGACCGATCAATCCGCCAACCGTGTTAAACGGAGAATGCAGGTGGCTCGGCTACCTGGGAGAACGACTCGGCATTCCCGTTACACTAGACCTCTTTAACGGCACAACGCTGGTAGAGACGATCGTTGTCGAGGCGGATGCGTTCGGAAAGTTCTCTACTCGTCCAGCCGCGCCCGGCAACTACACAATCGTCGCTAAGTCTCCACAAGCCCTTTCAAAGCGGTTGACGGGCGTAACGCTGCCCAGCGGCGGCTATGCCTATGTGCTGATCGATTTCGATATCCTGGGAGATGCCAACAACGACAATCTGATCGACGACAGCGACCTTGCCATGCTTCTTGAAGCGTTTGGCACCAATCTGCCAACGACAGACTTCAACGGCGATGGAATCGTAGACGACGTTGACCTGAGCGTATTGCTCATGAATTTCGGTCTATCGGGCGAATCGCCCTAA
- a CDS encoding PQQ-dependent sugar dehydrogenase, translated as MKKALLAATLLFAVPLSPAQTVVDPNLTVDVVIRNLALPIAMEFLRNDSVSEFFVTERFSGRVKLVRNGAVAGIVLDLAVNTETERGLLGMTKHPDFETNGFIYLFYSPSTHDGGPWMGNRVSRFRWNGTALVDELIILDVLPDPNQANGPIHHGGILLFGPDRKLYGVTGDLNRGKFSNPRIEQNSDPNNPSGVGGIFRYNDDGSIPGDNPFVDHSSPHIQRLFAYGIRNSFGLAFDPLTGRLWQTENSPVNYDEINLIDKGFNSGWIKIMGPDARNAAYSENGQRNWDAHELVHLPGSYYGDPKFSWTNPVPAVTSIAFARSARYDPGVIDEAIVGDWNNSALYLFPMNAQRNGFNLTGPLADLVADGAAERDLSLWGTGWRTSTDMDIGADGYIYCVNYINGLVVRIRPVNSPTVINGEASLADFGAHPLNVPLRLDIYQNDALVETIDTQLDAFGKFSVRAQTTGAIKVVAKPSHWLSVARDSLALSSGGHIYLKLNFAYNGDVNGDNTIDDTDLSLILTAFGVQDDDIDQNGDGLVDDVDLSIVLTNFGQAGQE; from the coding sequence ATGAAGAAAGCCCTGCTCGCCGCAACGCTGCTCTTTGCCGTCCCACTATCCCCCGCACAAACCGTGGTCGATCCTAATTTAACGGTCGATGTGGTCATTAGAAACCTCGCGCTCCCTATCGCGATGGAGTTTCTTCGAAACGATTCGGTCAGCGAGTTCTTTGTAACCGAGCGATTTTCAGGCCGCGTAAAACTCGTTCGCAACGGCGCGGTCGCGGGCATTGTGCTGGATTTGGCGGTGAACACCGAGACCGAGCGGGGGCTTCTAGGCATGACCAAGCACCCAGACTTTGAAACGAACGGCTTCATCTACCTCTTTTATTCTCCTTCGACGCACGATGGCGGCCCATGGATGGGCAACCGGGTCTCGCGCTTTCGATGGAACGGCACGGCGCTGGTAGACGAACTGATCATTTTGGACGTGTTGCCCGATCCCAATCAAGCCAACGGTCCGATCCATCATGGCGGCATCTTGCTTTTTGGACCAGACCGCAAACTTTATGGGGTTACGGGCGATCTGAACCGCGGCAAGTTCTCCAATCCTCGAATAGAACAAAACTCCGACCCGAACAACCCGTCCGGCGTCGGAGGCATTTTTCGCTATAACGACGACGGCTCCATCCCGGGCGACAACCCGTTCGTCGATCATTCCTCGCCGCACATACAAAGACTGTTTGCGTACGGAATTCGCAATAGCTTCGGTCTTGCGTTCGATCCGCTCACAGGGCGCCTCTGGCAGACGGAAAACAGCCCCGTCAACTACGACGAAATTAATCTGATCGACAAGGGCTTTAACAGCGGGTGGATTAAAATCATGGGGCCGGACGCGCGCAACGCGGCCTACAGCGAAAACGGACAGCGAAACTGGGACGCGCACGAACTTGTCCACCTTCCGGGAAGCTATTACGGCGACCCGAAGTTCTCTTGGACCAACCCCGTGCCGGCCGTAACTTCCATCGCCTTTGCGCGCAGCGCCCGATACGATCCGGGAGTAATCGACGAAGCCATCGTGGGAGACTGGAACAACAGCGCGCTTTATCTGTTCCCTATGAACGCCCAGCGCAACGGCTTCAATCTGACCGGCCCATTGGCCGATCTGGTGGCCGACGGGGCTGCCGAACGCGACTTGTCGCTTTGGGGCACGGGATGGCGCACTTCGACCGACATGGACATCGGCGCAGACGGTTATATCTACTGCGTCAATTATATCAACGGGCTGGTCGTTCGCATTCGACCGGTCAATTCGCCGACCGTCATCAACGGAGAGGCATCCTTGGCAGACTTTGGCGCCCATCCGCTCAACGTGCCCTTGCGCCTCGACATTTATCAGAACGATGCCTTGGTCGAAACCATCGATACGCAGCTAGACGCCTTCGGAAAGTTCTCGGTGCGGGCTCAAACGACCGGCGCTATCAAGGTCGTTGCCAAACCGTCTCACTGGCTATCGGTAGCGCGCGATTCGCTCGCGCTTTCTAGCGGCGGACACATCTACTTGAAGCTTAACTTTGCCTATAACGGCGATGTCAACGGCGACAATACAATCGACGACACCGACCTGAGCTTAATTCTTACCGCTTTCGGAGTCCAGGACGACGACATCGATCAAAATGGCGACGGTCTCGTTGACGACGTCGACCTGAGCATCGTTTTGACCAACTTCGGCCAGGCTGGCCAGGAGTAA